A part of Xenopus tropicalis strain Nigerian chromosome 4, UCB_Xtro_10.0, whole genome shotgun sequence genomic DNA contains:
- the lrrc8d gene encoding volume-regulated anion channel subunit LRRC8D encodes MFTLSEVASLNDIQPTYRILKPWWDVFMDYLAVVMLMVAIFAGTMQITKDQVVCLPVLESAVNSRNAHLLSSENSPQVSSKFEETATEAKEKWQMTGATEPPETSPTKPSFSPTNSGKSSGEQLNKEEQDPRGRKTNLDYQQYIFINQMCYHVALPWYSKYFPYLALIHTIILMVSSNFWFKYPKTCSKIEHFVSILGKCFESPWTTKALSETACEDSEENKQRITGAHSFRKHLSSSSEEGSPSPSTPMINKSGPKFSADKPVLEVPGMTILDKKDGEQAKALFEKVRKFRTHVEDSDLIYKLYAVQTVIKTVKFIFILCYTLTFVTAISFKHVCSPNVEHLTGYMKFECTHNMAFMLKKLLVSYIALICVYGLVCFYTLFWLFRRPLKEYSFEKVREESSFSDIPDVKNDFAFLLHMVDQYDQLYSKRFGVFLSEVSENKLREISLNHEWTFEKLRQHISRNAQDKQELHLFMLSGVPDAVFELTDLEVLRLELIPEAKIPAKISQMTALQELHLYHCPAKVEQTAFSFLRDNLKCLHVKFTDVAEIPAWVYLLKNLRELYLMGNLNSENNKMIGLESLRELRHLKILYVKSNLTKIPSNITDVAPHLTKLVIHNDGTKLVVLNSLKKMMNVAELELHNCELERIPHAIFSLTNLQELDLKSNSIRTIEEVISFQHLKRLTCLKLWHNKIVNIPQSISQVKNLESIYLSNNKLESLPAALFHLQKLRFLDISYNCISMIPLEIGLLQNLQHFYVTGNKVDVLPKTLFKCLKLRTLCLGQNCITSVPEKIGHLLQLTHLELKGNCLDRLPFQIIQCRLLKKNGLVVEDHLFDALPSEVKEALNQDTNTPFANGI; translated from the coding sequence ATGTTTACTCTCTCAGAAGTTGCATCACTGAATGATATACAACCTACGTACCGTATTCTGAAGCCATGGTGGGATGTATTTATGGATTACTTGGCTGTAGTTATGCTGATGGTTGCCATTTTTGCTGGCACCATGCAAATAACCAAAGATCAGGTTGTTTGCTTACCGGTACTGGAGTCAGCTGTAAATTCAAGGAATGCTCATTTGTTATCAAGTGAGAATAGCCCTCAGGTTTCTTCAAAATTTGAAGAGACTGCAACTGAGGCCAAAGAAAAATGGCAAATGACTGGAGCAACAGAGCCTCCAGAAACATCTCCAACAAAACCAAGCTTTTCGCCCACAAACTCAGGTAAATCTTCAGGAGAACAGCTAAACAAAGAGGAACAAGATCCGAGAGGGAGAAAAACAAATCTGGATTATCAGCAGTATATATTCATAAACCAAATGTGTTATCATGTTGCTCTCCCATGGTACTCCAAGTATTTTCCTTACCTTGCTCTTATCCACACTATAATTTTAATGGTAAGCAGTAACTTCTGGTTTAAATATCCAAAGACTTGCTCTAAAATTGAACATTTTGTTTCTATACTTGGCAAGTGCTTTGAATCTCCTTGGACAACAAAAGCACTATCTGAGACTGCGTGTGAGGATTCCGAGGAGAACAAGCAGAGAATAACTGGTGCACATTCTTTTCGAAAGCACCTCTCCAGCAGCAGTGAAGAAGGAAGTCCCAGTCCAAGTACTCCAATGATAAACAAATCTGGGCCAAAATTTTCAGCAGATAAGCCTGTACTGGAGGTTCCTGGTATGACCATTTTGGATAAAAAAGATGGTGAACAGGCTAAAGCCCTTTTTGAAAAGGTTAGAAAATTCCGCACCCATGTAGAAGACAGTGACCTAATTTATAAACTCTATGCCGTCCAAACAGTCATTAAGAccgtaaagtttatttttattctttgctACACCCTAACGTTTGTTACTGCTATAAGCTTTAAACATGTCTGTAGCCCTAATGTAGAGCACCTTACAGGCTATATGAAATTTGAGTGCACACACAACATGGCTTTCATGCTGAAGAAGCTTTTAGTAAGCTATATTGCACTTATTTGTGTTTACGGCCTTGTCTGTTTTTACACTTTGTTTTGGCTGTTTAGAAGACCGTTAAAAGAATATTCATTTGAAAAAGTCAGGGAGGAAAGCAGTTTCAGTGACATTCCGGATGTAAAGAATGATTTTGCATTCCTTTTACATATGGTCGATCAGTATGATCAGTTGTACTCCAAAAGGTTTGGTGTGTTTTTGTCAGAGGTCAGTGAAAATAAATTGAGAGAAATTAGTTTAAACCATGAATGGACATTTGAAAAACTCCGGCAGCACATTTCTCGGAATGCTCAGGATAAGCAAGAGCTACACCTGTTTATGCTTTCTGGAGTACCCGATGCAGTCTTTGAGCTCACTGACCTTGAAGTCCTGAGACTTGAGCTGATTCCTGAGGCTAAAATTCCAGCTAAAATATCTCAAATGACTGCACTTCAAGAGCTCCATCTGTACCATTGCCCAGCAAAAGTTGAGCAGACAGCATTTAGTTTTTTAAGAGACAACTTAAAGTGCCTTCACGTGAAGTTCACTGATGTGGCTGAAATTCCTGCCTGGGTGTATTTACTTAAAAATCTGCGGGAATTGTACTTGATGGGGAACTTAAACTCTGAAAACAACAAGATGATTGGGCTTGAGTCTCTAAGGGAGTTGCGGCATTTAAAAATTCTGTATGTTAAGAGTAATTTGACAAAAATCCCATCTAACATTACAGATGTTGCTCCCCATCTAACAAAACTGGTCATTCACAATGACGGTACGAAACTTGTTGTACTAAACAGCCTTAAGAAGATGATGAATGTAGCAGAGTTGGAACTACACAATTGTGAACTGGAGAGAATACCCCATGCTATTTTCAGCCTCACCAACTTGCAAGAATTGGATCTGAAATCAAACAGCATACGTACAATAGAGGAAGTAATCAGCTTCCAACATTTAAAACGCTTGACTTGTTTGAAACTGTGGCACAATAAAATTGTGAATATTCCTCAATCCATTTCTCAAGTGAAAAATCTGGAGTCAATTTATTTATCTAACAACAAACTCGAATCCCTTCCCGCAGCACTCTTTCATTTACAGAAACTGCGATTTTTAGATATTAGTTACAACTGCATAAGCATGATCCCCCTTGAAATTGGTTTGCTCCAGAACCTTCAGCACTTCTACGTCACTGGGAATAAAGTGGATGTCTTGCCAAAGACTCTGTTCAAATGTCTCAAATTAAGAACTTTGTGTTTGGGACAAAACTGTATAACATCTGTGCCGGAGAAGATTGGACATCTGCTTCAGCTTACACATTTggagttaaagggaaactgtttAGACCGTTTACCCTTTCAGATCATTCAGTGTCGTCTTCTGAAAAAAAATGGGCTGGTTGTGGAAGATCATCTTTTTGATGCTTTACCTTCTGAAGTTAAGGAAGCTTTAAATCAAGATACAAATACCCCCTTTGCTAATGGAATTTAG